Part of the Peromyscus maniculatus bairdii isolate BWxNUB_F1_BW_parent chromosome 23, HU_Pman_BW_mat_3.1, whole genome shotgun sequence genome is shown below.
gaaattagTTCAGGCCAGGACAGAAGAGCGTGGCTGGGTCTAACAGGCTTGTAGTCTGCGGGGAGGACCCACTACCTTCCCTGGAttagaaaaggtgctgcaacattctagtcttcttcctggcctttctggattcaagaaaggtgtgtgtttgtgttgtttttatgtgtgtgtttggggaatgagaatgtgtgtttgagcCTCTAAGTGTATATTCACTCTCTCACGGAACagtggaacatctttaagaatgatggagatggatttcaatgagaaagtactgtgcctaatctggttagtaccactttgcctaAGTCAAAGGACAGATGGAGCTGCCCATCACTCCgcatgtccacacagctaactacaCATGCAAGGCCACAAAATTGATGCAAACTAAatgtttttcaggtatttgtagaggcagaatcATTTTACTGCAAAGAAATCctccagagaaaaacaaagtaatggagTCCATGAGGGTGACaaagaggctactgagaggcagcAAAGGCTGCCTGTTGGTTTgtgtccttctctgctctgggtgaaaggaggctgaccactgatgacttccctgcatactgttttgttcttctcctcATCGCCtgttgccattttcctttcacctttgcctaacttggttcagctaacctggTCCTAGGTGCTTGGCCTGGActttattctcagagaaattctgaactgcagaggtgcttgtggctgcatcccagcccagcagaagacccacagctatgctgaggtgtgagatgaGTCTGTCTCAGGGCACTGCTTAGGCTCACCATACTCTCaagtacccactccatgttgtgtctgcagcactcagaaactgcttttattccaaacttcttcctcctgagttaaAATCAGCCTGAAGAAGAATTGGGTGAAATGAGAAttctcagacattgctagtagtgtaaaatggtgcagccctgtgagaagctatgtgcaattattcagaaagtggaactgcaGTCTTCAGGTggagcattgattccagaatggaaagtggtgtccacagagaataggggacaacagggattcagcaggactcatcagaacagcCCAACTAGCAACTATTCAGATACCCATTATTGATGAgtacaaacatacaatgtggtccatgggatATTGTGAAGTATAGAATAATATATGCAGTCATTTGGCTGTGAGTTAGTCAAcattctgttactcaaagaaatctctGACACAATCATCTTATTTGaaggaaaggttaatatagactACTGATTATagtgattttctagttttctgagctcattcctttgggcctaaattgaggcaacctgtGGTACAGAGATCTTcttcaggaggaagctgccctcctaggaggcactgggaagcactgagtgagagcaaggggctggtccactgccatccagtggtcctgtgctggggaactaagccttcaatgcacagactggggaacttgctaggagatcttagattacagatcaaggatcaggatttcaaggcaagcaccacattgacttatctgcccactgagttcttctccaGATCAACAGGCATGCAtatgttatacagacacacaggcaggctgaacacctgcacatataaactaaaaataaactgaaaaatgatcaaaaccgagtaaaagtacacaatcttctctACATCCTTGTGCTCAAAGCATCCTGTGTTTCCTGACTCTAGGctggaatatgggtagagaggatgtaggttaatgaaaggtaactttcttcttcctggtatCTCAGGCAATCTCTTCTTACTCTTATTAGTGTCATCTGGGAAACTAAGCATGGATGGAATTtagtgtgcttgcatgtgtgcatccatatacatgtgtgtgctggagatagatagatagatagatagatagatagatagatagatagatagatagatagatagatagatagaatgtgtgtgtatgtgtgcatgtttatgtacatggtgaGGAAGCCCTcccctaaaaaaaaatcttctaatgaacaggaacatcaaagacttgaggaaaatctccagtccctgctgaagcagaaggagctgctcaccaagcaaagggacttggcagtaaagctgcagcatcacttcactgtgtcccagatgaggtaggagcccaggcttccagaaccaggtggatccaagtgggtccAATGTACCTGGATCTCCGTGctctttgagttttgtcaattggcaaagctgccagccacGGGCATGAAAAGAACTcctcagagtgtcattgctggctcagtcaacaaGAATTATGACCAGGAAACAATATGCTCTCTCCGTGGTCTCatggggactgtgtccccttcttcccttctgagacctctagtatgctctgagtatcttatctcttagattagatctccccacGAAAATTCCCATGGCATCCAGAAACCTGGAAAGGAGGATcattgatcatgaaggaaagtgtgtcccctgcatcttttccatcaggaacgTCACGTTAGAGAGAAGTGTCCACCCTTTGCAGATTTGCatacagcacactcctgctgactgcaggctctctgcagtgtttatcagtttcccatgagaagatttaccctggtcataaacagagtaggcGCTGACAAGTTAATCCCATGCAGGGTTCTGAGCTGTAGGAATAACCACAGTCatctctgcattgctgtgtagtCTCCACTAGAGGGCgggcatagagttttccaggaggttcacaTTCACTTGTATCTACTCAAGGCCAGCTACATCTTTTCCTGACCTGTGCCTCAGACCTTGACATattgatatttctccaaaatgatgtctttggacgGTTGGAGAAATaggatgtttttttctaatccagcaaaatgtgtattttccagtttaatttctagcagtttttaaaagctgagaaaaaaatcctgcccaggtgctctctgtcccttttcccttagggaagcagggaatgaactcaggtgaaAGGTAATATtcgattgtctagctgagtagagctggtgggggctcaaaagctgacatggcaggtccccaccaggcttgtgccccaactgacttcctcccctaggtttgaaaacctccagcaggaactggagcagaccacagcccaggaagagagcctcctgcagaaggagctgctggtgcagaaacactat
Proteins encoded:
- the LOC143270627 gene encoding uncharacterized protein LOC143270627, producing the protein MLLEDKKKVQGGQILLQEPCEEAKRLCEEAQGKMYDLWTRQLQEHQRLEENLQSLLKQKELLTKQRDLAVKLQHHFTVSQMRFENLQQELEQTTAQEESLLQKELLVQKHYVLGK